In the genome of Cryptomeria japonica chromosome 8, Sugi_1.0, whole genome shotgun sequence, one region contains:
- the LOC131062635 gene encoding uncharacterized protein LOC131062635 — protein sequence MTLFKDDEICGEASSFFASVLSTEDNLDVEAQNSLLEAIPSILSEEQNKFLISIPSKDQIKVVVFSFKGNKASGPNGFLMFFFQKFWHIVEKDVSDGVKEYLWARNLIKELNSTFIVLVPKSIGAKPMDCFHPINLCNSFYKIISKVLTLRLLSVLPAIISPQLNDFFLGRQIIDSIITVHENIHSIEVSCKEGFLIKLDLYKAYDRVDWSFFLEFFMLLGFVAEL from the coding sequence ATGACTCTTTTCAAAGATGATGAAATTTGTGGGGAAGCTTCTAGTTTTTTTGCCTCTGTTCTTTCAACTGAAGATAATTTGGACGTTGAAGCTCAGAATTCTCTTTTAGAAGCCATTCCCTCTATTTTGAGTGAGGAGCAGAATAAGTTTTTGATTTCTATTCCTTCTAAGGATCAAATTAAAGTTGTTGTTTTTTCCTTCAAAGGTAATAAAGCCTCAGGGCCGAATggctttttgatgttttttttccaaaaattttggcatattgtggagaagGATGTTTCTGATGGGGTGAAAGAGTATTTGTGGGCCAGGAATTTGATAAAGGAGCTTAATTCTACTTTTATTGTTCTAGTCCCTAAGTCCATTGGGGCTAAGCCTATGGATTGCTTTCACCCTATTAACCTCTGTAActctttttacaagattatttcaaaGGTTCTCACTTTGAGACTTCTGTCTGTTTTGCCTGCTATCATTTCCCCACAACTAAATGACTTTTTCCTCGGAAGGCAGATTATTGATTCTATCATCACGgtgcatgagaacatccactccatCGAGGTATCTTGTAAAGAGGGATTTCTTATTAAGTTGGATTTATATAAGGCTTATGATCGAGTTGATTGGTCTTTTTTTCTAGAATTCTTCATGCTTTTGGGTTTTGTGGCAGAGTTATAA